The Macaca thibetana thibetana isolate TM-01 chromosome 19, ASM2454274v1, whole genome shotgun sequence genome has a segment encoding these proteins:
- the PAF1 gene encoding RNA polymerase II-associated factor 1 homolog, translating to MAPTIQTQAQREDGHRPNSHRTLPERSGVVCRVKYCNSLPDIPFDPKFITYPFDQNRFVQYKATSLEKQHKHDLLTEPDLGVTIDLINPDTYRIDPNVLLDPADEKLLEEEIQAPTSSKRSQQHAKVVPWMRKTEYISTEFNRYGISNEKPEVKIGVSVKQQFTEEEIYKDRDSQITAIEKTFEDAQKSISQHYSKPRVTPVEVMPVFPDFKMWINPCAQVIFDSDPAPKDTSGAAALEMMSQAMIRGMMDEEGNQFVAYFLPVEETLKKRKRDQEEEMDYAPDDVYDYKIAREYNWNVKNKASKGYEENYFFIFREGDGVYYNELETRVRLSKRRAKAGVQSGTNALLVVKHRDMNEKELEAQEARKAQLENHEPEEEEEEEMETEEKEAGGSDEEQEKGSSSEKEGSEDERSGSESEREEVDRDEASDKSGSGEDESSEDEARAARDKEEIFGSDADSEDDADSDDEDRGPAQGGSDNDSDSGSNGGGQRSHSRSRSASPFPSGSEHSAQEDGSEAAASDSSEADSDSD from the exons ATGGCGCCCACCATCCAGACCCAGGCCCAGCGGGAGGATGGCCACAG GCCCAATTCCCACCGGACTCTGCCTGAGAG GTCTGGAGTGGTCTGCCGAGTCAAGTACTGCAATAGCCTCCCTGATATCCCCTTCGACCCCAAGTTCATCACCTACCCCTTCGACCAGAACAG GTTCGTCCAGTACAAAGCCACTTCGTTGGAGAAACAGCACAAACATGACCTCCTGACTGAGCCAGACCTGGGGGTCACCATCGATCTCATCAATCCTGACACCTACCGCATCGACCCCAATG TTCTTCTAGATCCAGCTGATGAGAAACTTTTGGAAGAGGAGATTCAGGCCCCCACCAGCTCCAAGAG ATCCCAGCAGCACGCGAAGGTGGTGCCATGGATGCGAAAGACAGAGTACATCTCCACTGAGTTTAACCGTTACGGCATCTCCAATGAGAAGCCTGAGGTCAA GATTGGGGTTTCTGTGAAGCAGCAGTTTACCGAGGAAGAAATATACAAAGACAGGGATAGCCAGATCACAGCCATTGAGAAGACTTTTGAGGATGCCCAGAAATCA ATCTCCCAGCACTACAGCAAACCCCGAGTCACACCGGTGGAGGTCATGCCTGTCTTCCCAGACTTTAAG ATGTGGATCAATCCATGTGCTCAGGTGATCTTTGACTCAGACCCAGCCCCCAAGGACACAAGTGGTGCAGCTGCGTTGGAGATGATGTCTCAGGCCATGATTAG GGGCATGATGGATGAGGAAGGGAACCAGTTTGTGGCCTATTTCCTGCCTGTAGAAGAGACGTTGAAGAAACGAAAGCGGgaccaggaggaggagatggacTATGCACCAGATGATGT GTATGACTACAAAATTGCTCGGGAGTACAACTGGAACGTGAAGAACAAAGCTAGCAAGGGCTATGAGGAAAACTACTTCTTCATCTTCCGAGAAGGTGACGGGGTTTACTACAATGAGTTGGAAACCAG GGTCCGCCTTAGTAAGCGCCGGGCCAAGGCTGGGGTTCAGTCAGGCACCAACGCCCTGCTTGTGGTCAAACATCGGGACATGAATGAGAAGGAACTGGAAGCTCAG GAGGCACGGAAGGCCCAGCTAGAAAACCACGaaccagaggaggaagaggaagaggagatggagacagaagagaaagaagctgGGGGCTCAG ATGAGGAGCAGGAGAAAGGCAGCAGCAGTGAGAAGGAGGGCAGTGAAGATGAGCGTTCGGGCAGCGAGAGTGAACGGGAGGAAGTTGACAGGGACGAGGCCAGTGACAAGAGTGGCAGTGGTGAGGACGAGAGCAGCGAGGATGAGGCCCGGGCTGCCCGTGACAAAGAGGAGATCTTTGGCAGTGATGCTGATTCAGAGGATGATGCTGACTCTGATGATGAGGACAGAGGACCAGCCCAAGGTGGCAGTGACAATGATTCGGACAGCGGCAGCAATGGGGGTGGCCAGCGGAGCCACAGCCGAAGCCGCAGCGCCAGTCCCTTCCCCAGTGGCAGCGAGCACTCGGCCCAGGAGGATGGCAGTGAAGCTGCAGCTTCTGATTCCAGTGAAGCTGATAGTGACAGTGACTGA
- the MED29 gene encoding mediator of RNA polymerase II transcription subunit 29 has translation MAASQQQASAASSAAGVSGPSSAGGPGPQQQPQPPAQLVGPAQSGLLQQQQQDFDPVQRYKMLIPQLKESLQTLMKVAAQNLIQNTNIDNGQKSSDGPIQRFDKCLEEFYALCDQLELCLRLAHECLSQSCDSAKHSPTLVPTATKPDAVQPDSLPYPQYLAVIKAQISCAKDIHTALLDCANKVTGKTPAPPAGPGGTL, from the exons ATGGCTGCATCCCAGCAGCAAGCTTCAGCGGCTTCCTCAGCTGCTGGTGTATCGGGTCCTAGTTCGGCTGGCGGCCCGGGTCCCCAGCAGCAGCCGCAACCGCCAGCACAACTGGTGGGCCCTGCCCAGAGCGGCCTGCTGCAGCAACAGCAACAGGACTTCGATCCTGTGCAGCGTTATAAGATGCTCATCCCGCAGCTGAAGGAGAGTCTACAG ACCTTGATGAAGGTTGCAGCACAAAACTTGATTCAGAACACTAACATCGACAAtggaca AAAGAGCAGTGATGGACCCATACAGCGCTTTGACAAGTGCCTGGAGGAGTTCTACGCACTCTGTGACCAGCTGGAGCTCTGCCTG CGCCTGGCGCATGAGTGCCTGTCACAGAGCTGTGACAGTGCCAAGCACTCTCCCACGCTGGTGCCCACAGCCACCAAGCCCGACGCGGTGCAGCCTGACAGCCTCCCCTACCCACAGTACCTGGCGGTCATCAAAGCCCAGATTTCCTGTGCCAAGGACATTCACACCGCCCTGCTGGACTGTGCCAACAAGGTCACGGGCAAGACACCCGCCCCACCTGCTGGCCCTGGGGGCACCCTGTGA
- the ZFP36 gene encoding mRNA decay activator protein ZFP36: MANRYTMDLTAIYESLLSLSPDVPVPSDHGGTESSPGWGSSGLWSLSPSDSSPSGVTSRLPGRSTSLVEGRSCGWVPPPPGFAPLAPRLGPELSPSPTSPTATSTTPSRYKTELCRTFSESGRCRYGAKCQFAHGLGELRQANRHPKYKTELCHKFYLQGRCPYGSRCHFIHNPSEDLAAPGHPPVLRQSISFSGLPSGRRTSPPPPGLVGPSLSSSSFSPSSSPPPPGDLPLSPSAFSAAPGTPVARRDPSPLCCPSCRRATPVSVWGPLGGLVRTPSVQSLGSDPDEYASSGSSLGGSDSPVFEAGVFAPPQPAAAPRRLPIFNRISVSE; this comes from the exons ATGGCCAACCGCTACACCATGGATCTCACTGCCATCTACGAG AGCCTCCTGTCGCTGAGCCCTGACGTGCCGGTGCCATCCGACCATGGAGGGACTGAGTCCAGCCCAGGCTGGGGCTCCTCGGGACTCTGGAGCCTGAGCCCCTCCGACTCCAGCCCGTCTGGGGTCACCTCCCGCCTGCCTGGCCGCTCCACCAGCCTGGTAGAAGGCCGCAGCTGTGGCTGGGTGCCCCCACCCCCTGGCTTCGCACCGCTGGCTCCCCGCCTGGGCCCTGAGCTGTCACCCTCACCCACTTCGCCCACTGCGACCTCCACCACCCCCTCGCGCTACAAGACTGAGCTATGTCGGACCTTCTCAGAGAGTGGACGCTGCCGCTACGGGGCCAAGTGCCAGTTTGCCCATGGCCTGGGCGAGCTGCGCCAGGCCAATCGCCACCCCAAGTACAAGACAGAACTCTGCCACAAGTTCTACCTCCAGGGCCGCTGCCCCTATGGCTCTCGCTGCCACTTCATCCACAACCCCAGCGAAGACCTGGCGGCCCCGGGCCACCCTCCTGTGCTTCGCCAGAGCATCAGCTTCTCCGGCCTGCCCTCTGGCCGCCGgacctcaccaccaccaccaggcctggtcGGCCCTTCCCTGTCCTCCAGCTCCTTCTCGCCCTCCAGCTCCCCGCCACCACCTGGGGACCTTCCACTGTCACCCTCTGCCTTCTCTGCTGCCCCTGGTACCCCCGTAGCTCGAAGAGACCCCAGCCCACTCTGTTGCCCCTCCTGCCGAAGGGCCACTCCTGTCAGCGTCTGGGGGCCCTTGGGTGGCCTGGTTCGGACCCCCTCTGTACAGTCCCTGGGATCCGACCCTGATGAATATGCCAGCAGCGGCAGCAGCCTGGGGGGCTCTGACTCTCCTGTCTTCGAGGCGGGGGTTTTTGCACCACCCCAGCCCGCGGCAGCCCCCCGGCGACTCCCCATCTTCAATCGCATCTCTGTGTCTGAGTGA